One Eptesicus fuscus isolate TK198812 chromosome 11, DD_ASM_mEF_20220401, whole genome shotgun sequence genomic region harbors:
- the MARS2 gene encoding methionine--tRNA ligase, mitochondrial, with the protein MILLRVCAARRLGRAAPRGLPLPEPCRPRPCSSGPRGARDEAPEARACFTTPIFYVNAAPHIGHLYSALLADALCRHRRLRVPGAAAATRFSTGTDEHGLKIQQAAAAAGLSPTELCDRVSAQFQRLFRDAGVSCTDFLRTTEARHRRAVQHFWAALQARGLLYKGLYEGWYCASDECFLPEAKVSRQPGPSGDPCPVSVESGHPVSWTKEENYIFRLSQFREPLQRWLRDSPQAITPEPFRRTVLQWLEEDLPDLSVSRKSSHLHWGIPVPGDDSQTIYVWLDALVNYLTVVGYPSAGFEAWWPTTSHVIGKDILKFHAIYWPAFLLGAGLSPPRRIYVHSHWTVRGQKMSKSLGNVVDPRTCLDRYTVDGFRYFLLRQGVPTWDCDYSEEKVVKLLDAELADALGGLLNRCTAQRINPSGTYPAFCATCFPREPGPPGPPGPSARAGAEDYALVSAVAALPRQVADHYADFQIYKALEALSSCVRQTNGFVQRHAPWKLSWESPVDAPWLGTVLHVALECLRIFGTLLQPVTPSLADQLLSRLGVSAPERGLGELAFLPRFYGHPCPFEGRRLGPETGLLFPRLDQSRARLVKAHRT; encoded by the coding sequence ATGATCCTGCTGCGGGTTTGCGCTGCGCGGCGGCTCGGACGCGCCGCACCTCGCGGCCTCCCGCTCCCGGAGCcctgccgcccccgcccctgcagctCCGGCCCTCGCGGCGCCCGCGACGAAGCCCCCGAGGCGCGCGCCTGCTTCACGACACCCATTTTCTACGTGAACGCGGCGCCGCACATCGGGCACCTGTACTCGGCGCTGCTGGCGGACGCGCTGTGCCGCCACCGTCGCCTGCGGGTtcccggcgccgccgccgccacgcGCTTCTCCACCGGGACGGACGAGCACGGCCTGAAGATCCAGCAGGCGGCCGCCGCGGCGGGCCTGTCCCCGACCGAGCTGTGCGACCGCGTCTCGGCCCAGTTCCAGCGGCTGTTCCGGGACGCCGGCGTCTCCTGCACCGACTTCCTCCGCACCACCGAGGCGCGGCACCGCCGGGCCGTGCAGCACTTCTGGGCGGCGCTGCAGGCCCGGGGGCTGCTCTACAAGGGGCTCTACGAGGGCTGGTACTGCGCCTCCGACGAGTGCTTCCTGCCCGAGGCCAAGGTCAGCCGGCAGCCCGGCCCGTCGGGGGATCCGTGTCCCGTGTCCGTCGAGAGCGGGCACCCCGTCTCCTGGACCAAGGAAGAAAACTACATCTTCAGGCTTTCCCAGTTCCGGGAGCCGCTGCAGCGCTGGCTGCGGGACAGCCCGCAGGCCATCACCCCCGAGCCCTTCCGCCGCACGGTCCTCCAGTGGCTGGAGGAGGACCTGCCGGACCTGTCCGTCTCTCGCAAGAGCAGCCACTTGCACTGGGGCATTCCGGTGCCCGGGGACGACTCGCAGACCATCTACGTGTGGCTGGATGCCTTGGTCAACTACCTGACCGTGGTCGGCTACCCCAGTGCTGGGTTCGAGGCCTGGTGGCCGACCACCTCCCATGTCATAGGCAAGGACATCCTCAAGTTCCATGCCATCTATTGGCCTGCCTTCCTCTTAGGGGCCGGCCTGAGCCCGCCACGCCGCATCTACGTCCACTCCCACTGGACAGTCCGTGGCCAAAAGATGTCTAAGAGCTTGGGCAACGTAGTGGACCCCAGGACTTGCCTTGACCGCTACACCGTGGACGGCTTCCGCTACTTCCTCCTCCGCCAGGGCGTCCCCACCTGGGACTGTGATTACTCTGAGGAGAAGGTGGTGAAGTTGCTCGACGCTGAGCTGGCCGATGCGCTGGGAGGCCTCTTGAACCGGTGCACTGCCCAGAGAATCAACCCTTCTGGGACCTACCCGGCCTTCTGCGCCACCTGCTTTCCCAGGGAGCCGGGGCCGCCGGGGCCGCCGGGGCCGTCAGCCCGCGCCGGGGCAGAGGACTATGCTCTGGTGAGTGCCGTGGCCGCTCTGCCCAGGCAGGTAGCAGACCACTACGCGGACTTCCAGATCTACAAGGCCCTGGAGGCTCTGTCCAGCTGTGTCCGGCAGACCAATGGCTTTGTCCAACGGCACGCGCCCTGGAAGCTGAGTTGGGAGAGCCCCGTGGATGCTCCCTGGCTGGGGACTGTGCTTCACGTGGCCTTGGAATGTTTGCGCATCTTTGGAACTTTGCTGCAGCCTGTTACCCCAAGCCTGGCTGACCAGCTGCTGTCCAGGTTGGGGGTCTCTGCCCCAGAGAGGGGCCTTGGGGAGCTCGCTTTCTTGCCTCGATTCTACGGACATCCCTGCCCTTTTGAAGGGAGGCGGCTGGGACCGGAAACTGGGCTCTTGTTTCCACGACTGGACCAGTCCAGGGCCCGGCTGGTGAAAGCCCATAGGACCTAG